The following coding sequences are from one Flavobacteriales bacterium window:
- a CDS encoding response regulator transcription factor — protein MEYRNVGFVIADDQSIVKYAIKSILSKDPEFKLLGEAENFEDVYDLVVNKKPDILITEIYLKGDTAIQYIQRLKRMSPLLKIIVLSDKKIKKDVSDLYDAGISSYLLKICQVTEVSKAIKKVIKGERYFLKEVWRTIQNSETSKNEDSNQGSKKVVSERELQILKLIAKGQTSSQIGVELKISARTVDAHRSNMMAKLGVKNAAELLGLAYRNQILTPRSQ, from the coding sequence ATGGAATATCGGAATGTTGGATTTGTAATTGCAGATGATCAATCGATCGTAAAATATGCTATAAAATCCATCCTTAGTAAGGATCCTGAATTTAAATTATTAGGTGAAGCTGAAAATTTCGAGGATGTCTATGATTTAGTGGTGAATAAAAAGCCAGATATTCTAATAACTGAAATCTATTTAAAAGGCGATACCGCTATTCAATATATTCAACGGCTTAAACGAATGAGTCCGCTATTGAAAATAATTGTTCTCTCTGATAAAAAGATTAAAAAAGATGTAAGCGATCTTTATGATGCTGGAATTTCAAGTTATTTACTTAAAATATGTCAGGTAACAGAGGTCTCCAAGGCTATTAAGAAGGTTATTAAGGGAGAAAGGTATTTCCTGAAAGAGGTTTGGCGTACCATTCAGAATTCGGAAACGTCGAAAAATGAAGATTCTAACCAAGGTTCAAAAAAGGTAGTTTCTGAAAGAGAATTGCAAATCCTTAAATTAATCGCCAAAGGACAAACAAGTAGCCAGATAGGAGTAGAGCTAAAAATCAGTGCTCGTACAGTAGATGCACACCGATCAAATATGATGGCGAAACTTGGAGTTAAAAATGCAGCTGAGCTTCTAGGCTTGGCTTATAGAAATCAGATACTGACACCTCGAAGTCAATAA
- a CDS encoding 3'-5' exonuclease → MYSIVDVETSGFGPKGNKITEIAIYIFYGKIIIDEYHSLVNPECSIPYQITRITGITDETVANAPKFYEIAKYVLSFAQFKPAKMNASIII, encoded by the coding sequence ATGTATTCAATTGTAGATGTAGAAACTTCTGGGTTTGGTCCTAAAGGAAATAAGATTACAGAAATTGCTATTTACATCTTTTATGGCAAAATAATAATTGACGAATACCATTCTCTCGTTAACCCGGAATGCTCCATTCCATACCAGATAACTCGAATTACAGGCATAACTGACGAAACAGTAGCCAATGCACCTAAGTTCTATGAAATAGCTAAATATGTCCTAAGTTTTGCTCAATTCAAACCAGCCAAAATGAATGCTTCAATTATCATTTAA